One Corynebacterium efficiens YS-314 DNA segment encodes these proteins:
- a CDS encoding KPN_02809 family neutral zinc metallopeptidase: MTFRGDISRSGGKARKGGGGRGMAVGGGLGGLLLVGLFVLLGGNPAQVPELLGQGGDQAQLETGESFDHCQTGEDANTYDDCRLYYTMFSVNEMWQEVLPAQAELQYSEPGLELFTNTTRSGCGAASAATGPFYCPADQYAYFDLTFFDQMRQFGGDSAPFAQMYIVAHEVGHHVQNLEGTLGLSDYNDPGADSNAVRIELQADCYAGIWASYADKGEDALLEPVTEEELDAALTTAAAVGDDNIQRRSGGEVNPESWTHGSSEQRRQAFLDGYTTGQMSSCDYLDRGVYRTT, from the coding sequence ATGACTTTTCGTGGTGATATCTCCCGCTCAGGCGGAAAGGCCCGCAAGGGTGGCGGCGGCCGTGGCATGGCTGTCGGTGGTGGTCTCGGAGGCCTGCTACTGGTCGGCCTCTTCGTGTTGCTGGGAGGCAATCCCGCGCAGGTTCCGGAGTTGTTGGGCCAGGGCGGGGATCAGGCCCAGCTGGAAACAGGTGAATCCTTCGACCACTGCCAGACCGGTGAGGATGCCAACACCTACGATGACTGCCGGTTGTACTACACCATGTTCTCGGTGAACGAGATGTGGCAGGAGGTACTACCCGCGCAGGCTGAGCTGCAGTATTCGGAGCCCGGTCTCGAGCTGTTCACCAACACCACCCGGTCGGGGTGTGGAGCGGCATCCGCCGCCACGGGCCCCTTCTACTGCCCCGCCGATCAGTACGCCTATTTCGACCTGACCTTCTTCGACCAGATGCGACAGTTCGGAGGTGACAGCGCACCCTTCGCCCAGATGTACATCGTGGCCCACGAGGTCGGACACCACGTGCAGAACCTGGAAGGCACCCTGGGACTGTCCGACTACAATGATCCCGGCGCGGACTCCAACGCCGTGAGGATCGAACTGCAGGCGGACTGCTATGCGGGTATCTGGGCCAGCTACGCCGACAAGGGTGAGGATGCACTGCTGGAACCGGTCACCGAGGAGGAACTCGATGCTGCCCTGACCACCGCGGCAGCCGTGGGTGACGATAATATCCAGCGCCGTTCCGGCGGTGAGGTCAATCCGGAGAGCTGGACCCACGGGTCCTCGGAGCAGCGTCGACAGGCGTTCCTCGACGGGTACACCACCGGTCAGATGAGCTCGTGTGACTACCTGGACCGGGGTGTCTACCGCACCACCTAG
- a CDS encoding DEAD/DEAH box helicase, whose protein sequence is MDRTHLQTQLTAAQQHLNRAQQAQEVLRSLELPARVHIHRKIGFGEPDQSRIVLLRDADLDWSANFYTRVALDGLGAEEQLRRYLTATAVLPGLMETARAGTGGFLRRLFNPESIRRGEAALADLTTRVADLDRQLPGITPLIDTSTTATTTQRGGVHLFPGAHPVGQRYIDAARAEIARQLGEDAPGFHQWDGHHLASVHRLVHTYASDPNSQVRLRAEAERALSQINRQRVEILLEQLPVDALRTATNHRLRFGSLDTIGISTVADVLRASESLLATAQGIGHQTARHMKAAAQTLQQEALGRNTVLIGDTPTQAAVALIRILARFEQADALSPAERERRNRVIDYIQQLPAISATDTAGWIVVGAGPDQGDAAWNRITDDLAWVSANPNLFHPQHITPPPADIWDDYLTRPAHYQGLLATLLGREIEGVDEHLDTTVLQRIRELELDTTHLRDLHLRGYQSFGARFTVVQKKVLLGDDMGLGKTIQAIAVAAHLTAAEDTFRTLVVVPASVIVNWVRECRRFTDLPVFVAHGQDKEAAVTAWADTNGILICTYAGTRSLDIPAPGLIIADEAHMIKNPQSKRSQACARLIDAADYALLMTGTPLENKVSEFVALIRYVQPELITRGMSAMSAGDFRARIAPAYLRRNQTDVLDELPERTDSIDWIELTPADRVAYDDQVRAGNWMGMRRSAMLAPKPSATSAKMKRIIELLDEAEEHGRKTLIFTFFLDILDELEHVLGARVIGRIDGSVPAARRQELVDALADAPAGSALISQITAGGVGLNIQSASQVIICEPQVKPTIEQQAVARVHRMGQTATVNVHRLIGDDTADERMLEILAGKTQIFDVYARLSDTAGTPDAVDITEAQLAASIIDAERARLGLED, encoded by the coding sequence ATGGACCGGACGCATCTCCAGACCCAACTCACCGCGGCACAGCAGCACCTCAACCGTGCGCAGCAGGCGCAGGAGGTGCTGCGCTCCCTGGAATTGCCGGCACGGGTCCACATCCACAGAAAGATCGGTTTCGGCGAGCCGGACCAGTCGCGGATCGTTCTGCTCCGGGATGCTGATCTGGACTGGTCCGCCAATTTCTACACCCGGGTCGCACTCGACGGGCTTGGGGCCGAGGAACAACTGCGTCGCTATCTCACCGCCACCGCTGTTCTCCCCGGGCTGATGGAGACTGCGCGCGCCGGGACCGGTGGTTTCCTGCGCCGGTTGTTCAACCCGGAATCCATCCGCCGCGGTGAAGCAGCCCTGGCGGATCTCACCACCCGGGTGGCCGACCTCGACCGGCAGCTGCCCGGAATCACCCCGCTGATCGACACCTCCACCACCGCGACCACCACCCAACGCGGCGGGGTACACCTGTTCCCCGGTGCACACCCTGTGGGGCAGCGGTATATCGATGCCGCCCGCGCCGAGATCGCCCGCCAGCTGGGGGAGGACGCACCGGGTTTCCACCAGTGGGACGGCCACCATCTCGCCTCCGTCCACAGGCTGGTCCACACGTACGCCTCCGATCCGAACTCCCAGGTCAGACTCCGGGCGGAGGCGGAACGTGCCCTGTCGCAGATCAACCGCCAGCGCGTGGAGATCCTTCTGGAACAACTCCCCGTGGATGCGCTGCGCACCGCCACCAACCACCGGCTCCGGTTCGGCTCGCTCGACACCATCGGCATCAGCACCGTGGCCGATGTCCTCCGGGCATCTGAATCCCTCCTCGCCACCGCCCAGGGCATCGGACACCAGACCGCCCGTCACATGAAGGCCGCCGCCCAGACTCTCCAGCAGGAGGCTCTTGGGCGCAACACCGTTCTCATCGGTGACACACCGACACAGGCAGCCGTCGCCCTCATCCGCATCCTCGCCCGGTTCGAGCAGGCGGATGCACTCTCCCCCGCGGAGCGCGAACGGCGCAACCGTGTGATCGACTACATCCAGCAGCTTCCCGCCATCTCTGCAACTGACACGGCCGGGTGGATCGTCGTCGGTGCAGGACCGGACCAGGGAGACGCGGCCTGGAACCGCATTACCGATGACCTGGCCTGGGTGAGTGCCAACCCCAACCTCTTCCATCCCCAGCACATCACCCCACCCCCGGCTGATATCTGGGATGACTATCTGACGCGCCCCGCCCACTACCAGGGTCTGCTCGCCACCCTGCTGGGACGGGAGATCGAGGGTGTGGATGAACACCTGGACACCACCGTCCTGCAACGCATCCGCGAACTGGAGCTGGACACCACACACCTGCGCGATCTCCACCTGCGTGGGTACCAGTCCTTCGGGGCCCGCTTCACCGTGGTGCAGAAGAAGGTCCTGCTCGGCGATGACATGGGCCTGGGTAAAACCATCCAGGCGATTGCCGTGGCCGCGCACCTGACCGCCGCGGAGGACACCTTCCGCACACTGGTGGTGGTCCCGGCCTCCGTGATCGTCAACTGGGTCCGCGAATGCCGACGGTTCACCGACCTGCCCGTCTTTGTCGCACACGGGCAGGACAAGGAGGCGGCGGTCACCGCGTGGGCGGACACCAACGGCATCCTCATCTGCACCTACGCCGGCACCAGGAGCCTGGACATTCCCGCCCCGGGCCTGATCATCGCCGATGAGGCCCACATGATCAAGAACCCACAGAGCAAACGGAGTCAGGCCTGCGCCAGGCTCATCGATGCCGCCGACTACGCCCTGCTCATGACCGGCACCCCGCTGGAGAACAAGGTCTCCGAGTTCGTCGCCCTCATCCGTTATGTCCAACCCGAGCTGATCACCCGCGGCATGTCCGCCATGTCCGCCGGGGATTTCCGCGCCCGGATCGCACCGGCCTATCTGCGCCGGAACCAGACCGATGTCCTGGATGAACTCCCCGAACGCACCGACTCCATCGACTGGATCGAGCTCACCCCCGCGGACCGCGTCGCCTATGACGATCAGGTCCGGGCGGGGAACTGGATGGGCATGCGCCGCTCGGCGATGCTCGCCCCGAAACCATCGGCGACATCAGCGAAGATGAAGCGCATCATCGAGCTGCTCGATGAAGCGGAGGAACACGGCCGGAAAACCCTGATCTTCACCTTCTTCCTCGACATCCTCGACGAACTCGAGCACGTCCTGGGCGCGCGTGTCATCGGCCGGATCGACGGCAGCGTGCCGGCTGCCCGACGCCAGGAGCTTGTCGACGCCCTCGCCGACGCCCCCGCCGGATCCGCCCTCATCTCCCAGATCACGGCCGGTGGGGTGGGGTTGAACATTCAGAGCGCCAGCCAGGTCATCATCTGCGAACCCCAGGTCAAACCCACCATCGAGCAGCAGGCCGTCGCGCGTGTGCACCGCATGGGACAGACCGCCACCGTCAACGTCCACCGCCTCATCGGTGATGACACCGCCGATGAACGCATGCTCGAGATCCTGGCGGGCAAGACCCAGATCTTCGATGTCTACGCACGCCTGTCCGACACCGCCGGGACACCGGATGCCGTGGACATCACAGAGGCCCAGCTGGCCGCCAGCATCATCGATGCCGAACGGGCCAGACTGGGCCTGGAGGACTAG
- the aspS gene encoding aspartate--tRNA ligase, producing the protein MLRTHLSGELRKENAGQSVTLTGWVARRRDHGGVIFIDLRDRSGIAQVVFRNEDVAERAHALRSEFVLQVTGVVEKRPEGSENPNLASGDVEVSVTDFTVLNESAPLPFQIEDASSAGEVGEETRLKYRYLDLRRPVQANALRLRSAANKAARTVLDSHDFTEIETPTLTRSTPEGARDFLVPARLKPGTFYALPQSPQLFKQLLQVAGMERYYQIARCYRDEDFRADRQPEFTQLDVEMSFVDQEDVIALAEEILTEVWKLIGYEISTPIPRITYADAMRLYGSDKPDLRFDIQITECTDFFADTTFRVFKNEYVGAVVMKGGASQPRRQLDAWQEWAKQRGAKGLAYILVGEDGELGGPVAKNITDAEREGIAAHVGAEPGDCIFFAAGDTRSSRALLGAARDEIARKLDLIRDGEWSFVWVVDAPMFESAADATASGDVALGNSKWTAVHHAFTSPKPEFLDTFDENPGEALAYAYDIVCNGNEIGGGSIRIHQRDVQERVFKVMGISEEEARDKFGFLLDAFAFGAPPHGGIAFGWDRIVSLLGGFDSIRDVIAFPKSGGGVDPLTDAPAPITPLQRKESGIDAKPKAAENKPEEK; encoded by the coding sequence GTGCTGCGCACTCATCTCTCCGGCGAGCTTCGTAAAGAAAACGCTGGCCAGTCAGTCACCCTGACCGGCTGGGTCGCCCGTCGCCGTGACCATGGTGGCGTGATCTTCATTGATCTCCGTGACCGTTCCGGTATCGCCCAGGTCGTTTTCCGCAATGAGGACGTTGCCGAGCGCGCCCACGCACTGCGCAGCGAGTTCGTCCTGCAGGTCACCGGCGTCGTCGAGAAGCGTCCGGAGGGTTCGGAGAACCCGAACCTGGCCTCCGGTGATGTCGAGGTCAGTGTCACCGACTTCACGGTCCTCAACGAGTCCGCCCCGCTGCCGTTCCAGATCGAGGATGCGTCCTCCGCGGGTGAGGTCGGCGAGGAAACCCGCCTGAAGTACCGCTACCTGGATCTGCGTCGCCCGGTCCAGGCCAACGCCCTGCGTCTGCGGTCCGCGGCCAACAAGGCTGCCCGCACCGTGCTGGACAGCCACGATTTCACGGAGATCGAGACCCCGACCCTGACCCGGTCCACCCCTGAGGGTGCGCGTGACTTCCTGGTCCCGGCCCGCCTGAAGCCCGGCACCTTCTACGCCCTGCCGCAGTCACCCCAGCTGTTCAAGCAGCTGCTGCAGGTCGCCGGCATGGAGCGCTACTACCAGATCGCACGCTGCTACCGCGATGAGGATTTCCGCGCGGACCGTCAGCCTGAGTTCACCCAGCTCGATGTCGAGATGTCGTTTGTGGACCAGGAGGATGTCATCGCCCTGGCCGAGGAGATCCTCACCGAGGTCTGGAAGTTGATCGGGTATGAGATCTCCACCCCGATCCCACGCATCACCTACGCCGACGCCATGCGTCTGTACGGTTCCGACAAGCCGGACCTGCGCTTCGATATCCAGATCACCGAGTGCACCGACTTCTTCGCCGACACCACCTTCCGCGTATTCAAGAACGAGTACGTCGGCGCGGTCGTGATGAAGGGTGGCGCATCCCAGCCCCGCCGCCAGCTCGACGCCTGGCAGGAATGGGCCAAGCAGCGCGGTGCGAAGGGCCTGGCCTACATCCTCGTCGGCGAGGACGGCGAGCTGGGTGGACCGGTGGCCAAGAACATCACCGACGCGGAGCGTGAGGGCATCGCCGCCCACGTCGGTGCGGAACCGGGCGACTGCATCTTCTTCGCAGCCGGTGACACCAGGAGCTCCCGTGCCCTGCTGGGTGCGGCCCGTGATGAGATCGCACGCAAGCTCGACCTGATCAGGGACGGCGAGTGGTCATTCGTCTGGGTCGTCGACGCCCCGATGTTCGAATCCGCCGCCGATGCCACCGCCTCCGGTGACGTTGCCCTGGGCAACTCCAAGTGGACCGCGGTGCACCACGCCTTCACCTCCCCGAAGCCGGAATTCCTCGATACCTTCGATGAGAACCCGGGTGAGGCACTGGCCTACGCCTACGACATCGTCTGCAACGGCAACGAGATCGGCGGCGGATCCATCCGTATCCACCAGCGCGACGTCCAGGAGCGCGTGTTCAAGGTTATGGGTATCTCCGAGGAGGAAGCCCGCGACAAGTTCGGCTTCCTGCTCGATGCCTTCGCCTTCGGTGCACCTCCGCACGGCGGCATCGCCTTCGGCTGGGACCGCATCGTCTCCCTGCTCGGTGGGTTCGACTCCATCCGCGATGTCATCGCCTTCCCGAAGTCCGGTGGCGGAGTTGATCCGCTGACCGATGCGCCTGCGCCGATCACCCCGCTGCAGCGCAAGGAATCCGGTATCGACGCAAAGCCGAAGGCAGCAGAGAACAAGCCGGAAGAAAAGTAG
- a CDS encoding CBS domain-containing protein: MSARDDTPADPAVAFLASFNDIEAHLRSQLNAKRSDSFRWMVRLAEKKHLISAQQSEALDAFAELRNAISHGPYNNLRPIADPRPDTVAMIQHIRDLLLDPPVALEVLSHQTVRSLQVGDPIAAALKIIRTTEISQFPVYDGGSYVALLTTNTIARWVAADLSDNSILDASTVAEVLDYAETSDSAVFMPRTATAQEVIDVMTGPELPWSVIVTEHGKPSQKPLRLISGRDMRSLIELVELR, from the coding sequence ATGAGCGCCCGTGATGACACCCCCGCCGATCCGGCAGTCGCCTTCCTGGCTTCTTTCAATGACATTGAGGCCCACCTGCGTTCCCAGCTGAATGCGAAACGGTCGGATAGTTTCCGGTGGATGGTCCGCCTCGCTGAGAAGAAACACCTGATCTCCGCGCAGCAGTCGGAGGCTCTGGATGCGTTCGCGGAACTGCGCAATGCCATCAGTCACGGCCCCTACAACAATCTGCGCCCGATCGCCGACCCCCGGCCCGACACGGTGGCCATGATCCAGCACATCAGGGATCTCCTCCTGGACCCGCCGGTGGCGCTGGAGGTGCTGTCCCATCAGACGGTGCGCTCGCTGCAGGTCGGGGATCCGATCGCCGCCGCCCTGAAGATCATCCGGACCACCGAGATCTCCCAGTTCCCCGTCTATGACGGTGGTTCCTATGTGGCGCTGCTGACCACCAACACGATCGCCCGGTGGGTGGCCGCCGATCTCTCCGACAATTCCATCCTGGATGCCTCCACCGTGGCCGAGGTGCTCGATTACGCCGAAACGTCTGATTCCGCCGTGTTCATGCCACGGACCGCCACCGCCCAGGAGGTCATCGATGTGATGACGGGACCGGAGCTTCCCTGGTCGGTGATCGTGACCGAGCATGGGAAGCCGAGCCAGAAGCCACTACGCCTGATCAGTGGCCGGGATATGCGCAGTCTCATCGAGCTGGTGGAGCTGCGATAG
- a CDS encoding tyrosinase family protein, translating into MHIRQNIYALTDEQLERFQDAVNGIKADGTYDHFTEQHHHSMHEATVFPWESGGHLLRNSAHRGPAFLPWHRYYCREFELALQEKDPSVPLPYWDWAADSAAGAAAPLWNTDPDRGRIYIGGNGTGPDSTVNTGPFAGWEVLVEWGMGFTRRPGGLRRQLGLAVPTLPTPDEVTACITDLPVYDTDPWHPGSADSFRNQLEGWPNGPAMHNRVHVWVGGDMGPGTSPNDPVFYLHHAFVDLIWARWQQTHAGGYLPDGQGPPGHNLHDEMAYLDSTSPTPANCLDYRHSMGYIYDTDPPTVQQMTSALDFTNVMAGDVERRYALFHARAAQPVTFEVLPTRGLQAPYSLFHTEPTIIHEPVVDNRPYDEVRIWFAFTADLTPGPAPAGSAQVRCRETDEIFEISLTGSTRELSVR; encoded by the coding sequence GTGCACATCAGGCAGAACATCTACGCACTCACCGATGAGCAGCTGGAGCGGTTTCAGGATGCGGTGAACGGGATCAAGGCGGATGGTACCTACGACCATTTCACCGAACAGCACCACCACTCCATGCACGAGGCCACCGTGTTCCCCTGGGAATCAGGCGGGCACCTGTTGCGGAACTCGGCCCACCGCGGTCCGGCGTTCCTGCCATGGCACCGTTATTACTGTCGGGAATTCGAACTGGCCCTGCAGGAGAAGGATCCATCGGTGCCCCTGCCCTACTGGGACTGGGCCGCTGATTCCGCCGCCGGGGCCGCCGCACCATTGTGGAACACTGATCCGGACCGTGGCCGCATCTACATCGGCGGCAATGGTACCGGCCCCGATTCCACCGTGAACACCGGCCCGTTCGCCGGGTGGGAGGTCCTGGTGGAATGGGGCATGGGGTTCACCCGGCGCCCCGGCGGGTTGAGGCGCCAGTTGGGCCTGGCGGTGCCCACGCTTCCGACCCCGGATGAGGTGACGGCCTGCATCACCGATCTGCCGGTGTATGACACCGACCCGTGGCACCCGGGCAGTGCGGACAGTTTTCGTAATCAGCTGGAGGGATGGCCCAACGGGCCCGCGATGCACAACCGGGTCCACGTGTGGGTTGGTGGCGACATGGGGCCGGGCACCTCCCCGAATGATCCGGTGTTCTACCTGCACCACGCTTTCGTCGACCTGATCTGGGCCCGCTGGCAGCAGACCCACGCCGGGGGTTATCTCCCGGATGGGCAGGGGCCTCCGGGACACAATCTCCACGATGAGATGGCTTATCTGGACTCGACCTCACCCACCCCCGCGAACTGCCTGGATTACCGCCATTCCATGGGCTATATCTACGACACGGATCCGCCCACGGTGCAGCAGATGACCTCTGCCCTCGACTTCACCAATGTGATGGCCGGGGATGTGGAACGCCGCTACGCGCTCTTTCATGCCAGGGCGGCACAACCCGTCACCTTCGAGGTGCTGCCCACCCGTGGGTTACAGGCACCCTATTCCCTCTTCCACACCGAACCGACGATCATCCACGAACCGGTGGTGGACAACCGCCCCTACGATGAGGTGCGCATCTGGTTCGCGTTCACCGCCGACCTGACACCAGGGCCCGCACCCGCCGGGTCCGCGCAGGTCCGGTGCAGGGAAACCGATGAGATCTTCGAGATCTCCCTGACCGGGTCCACGAGGGAGCTGAGCGTTCGATAG
- a CDS encoding phosphotransferase family protein: MLSHEEIVEIAEDLLAKRYGGTQSLSEVEQLSGSGTATVLRARVANSPFLQQRSVVLKYIPATGDLFDDSALVREVVSYQFTTSLTEEVRPGPVILAYDIDKRIMVLSDSGNGDTFADLLEHRTGDQRMQILRNLGQSLGGLHAATADREADFEILMSRMLARYPATAEMQKKRDTLLPTAVEVGLQILKSTGVPVSPVVEEFARDAQRRLISGRHRAFTPFDLSPDNIIVAERTHFLDYEVAGFRDATFDVACVIAGFPQFVFSHPLSDDEADELIDAWVQEVRSIWPNVNNEDRLHARIVTALIGWALSSVALMQMGSIAAVDAYREAREELGELDIDDFTVPRTPEEDELVRQDINETFSALQRFAARGADTRFPEVARFAGDVVQSLIGVEQ; this comes from the coding sequence ATGCTGAGCCACGAAGAGATCGTTGAGATCGCAGAGGATCTGCTGGCCAAGAGGTACGGCGGAACCCAGAGCCTCAGTGAGGTGGAGCAGCTCAGTGGTTCAGGGACCGCGACGGTGCTGCGTGCGCGTGTCGCCAACTCCCCGTTCCTCCAGCAACGGTCGGTGGTACTCAAGTACATTCCCGCCACCGGGGATCTGTTCGATGATTCCGCGCTCGTGCGCGAGGTGGTGTCCTATCAGTTCACCACCTCGCTGACCGAGGAGGTCCGCCCCGGTCCGGTCATCCTCGCCTATGACATCGACAAGCGCATCATGGTGCTGTCCGATTCCGGCAATGGTGACACGTTCGCCGATCTCCTCGAGCACCGCACAGGGGATCAGCGGATGCAGATCCTGCGCAACCTCGGCCAGTCCCTCGGTGGTCTGCATGCCGCCACCGCGGACCGCGAGGCCGACTTCGAGATCCTCATGTCCCGCATGCTCGCCCGCTATCCCGCCACCGCCGAGATGCAGAAGAAGCGTGACACCCTGCTGCCCACCGCGGTGGAGGTCGGTCTGCAGATCCTCAAATCCACGGGAGTGCCCGTGTCGCCGGTGGTGGAGGAGTTCGCCCGCGATGCCCAGCGTCGTCTCATCTCCGGACGTCACCGCGCCTTCACCCCGTTCGACCTGTCCCCGGACAACATCATCGTGGCCGAACGCACCCACTTCCTCGATTATGAGGTCGCCGGGTTCCGGGACGCCACCTTCGATGTCGCCTGTGTGATCGCCGGGTTCCCCCAGTTCGTGTTCAGCCATCCCCTCAGCGATGATGAGGCCGATGAACTCATCGACGCCTGGGTGCAGGAGGTCCGCAGCATCTGGCCGAACGTGAACAACGAGGACCGGCTCCACGCACGCATCGTCACCGCACTGATCGGTTGGGCGCTGTCGAGTGTCGCGCTCATGCAGATGGGGTCCATCGCGGCGGTGGATGCATACCGTGAGGCCCGCGAGGAACTGGGGGAGCTGGACATCGATGATTTCACCGTGCCCCGCACCCCGGAGGAGGATGAACTGGTCCGCCAGGACATCAACGAGACCTTCTCCGCGCTCCAGCGTTTCGCCGCCCGGGGTGCTGACACCCGTTTCCCCGAGGTCGCCCGTTTCGCAGGTGATGTTGTGCAGTCCCTGATCGGGGTGGAACAGTAA